CTTCGATGCCCGTCGGTCTGCCACCGGCAAGCGCTACGCCTATCTGATCGACAACGGACCCGTGCCCAATCCTTTGCTCCTGCGGTACGCGTGGCACGTGCCGGCGCCACTGGACGTAGCGACCATGCGGCGGGCGCTGGCGCCGCTGCGGGGCCGCCACGACTTCTCGGCCTTCTGCGCGGCGGCCGGCCGGGCCGCGACGCCGATCTGCGTGGTGCGGGCGCTGCACGTGGTCCGCCGCCGCCGACGGCTGGCGCTGCTCGTGTCGGCGGACCGGTTCATCCACCACATGGTGCGCATCATCGTGGGTAGCGCGGTGGCGGTGGGACGCGGCGGACGGCCTCCGGAATGGGTAGCCGAGGTGCTGGCCGGTCGGGACCGCCGGCGCGCCGGGCCCACGGCGCCGGCGCACGGGCTCACGCTGCTGCGGGTGGTTTATTGAGTTGGAGGGGGGCACGCGACGCGCCCCCTCCAAACCTCCCCCATTCACGCGGGGAGCGACAAGCGTTGCCGCGGTAGAGCCGTTTTTCAGACATCCTGTTACACTCCTCAGGCATGCGGACGTACCTCAGGGTCCGCGGGGACCGCGCCGAGGAGATCAGCGGCGAGGTCGTCCGGGAGCAGCCTCTGACCGTCTACGTCAACGGCCAGCGCTTTCTCACCCTGCTCTGCACACCCATCGATCTGGAGGCGCTCGTGCTGGGCTACCTCTGGATGGAGAAGGTGATCGACGGTCTGGCCGACGTCAGGCAGCTGGAGGTCTCCTCGGTCGACGGCCGCGCCGAGGTCACCCTGGCCGGCCCCGTGACGCTGCCGACCGAGCGGATCCTCACGTCCGGCTGTGGCGGCGGCATCACGTTCCGCATCGACCATCGCCTCTTCCCTCGTCTGACCTCGACGGTCCGGATCCGTCCGGGCGAGCTGGTGGCCCGCATGAAGGAGCTGTTCGCGGCCGCCGTCCACTACCGAGCCTCGCGCGGCATCCATGGCGCGGGACTGACGGACGGTGAGCAACTGCTGATCGTCGCCGAGGACGTCGGGCGTCACAACGCGGTAGACAAGATCAAGGGCGAGGCGCTGCTGCGCGGCATCCCGACAGACGATCGGATCCTCCTGTCCACCGGGCGGATCTCCTCGGAGATGCTGCTCAAGGCCGCGCGGATGGGCGTGCCGATCGTCGCCTCCCGCACCTCCCCGACCGAGATGGCCGTGGGCCTGGCCGAGCAGCTCGGGATCACCGTGTGCGGCTACGTGCGCCCAGATGGCCTCAATCTCTACTCGGGAGAGGGACTCTGGCTGGCCGAGACGGCCCCGGCGCGCCGTGACTGAGCCCGCCGAGGCTCACGGGGGCGAAGGACGCAAGCACTGGCGCAGGCACAAGCGCCAGGACACCGGAGTGGTCCTGTTCGAGCGCGCCCGGGAGAGTCTGGGCGACCTCAGTCAGTGCAAGCCCCTCCTGTTCGAGCTGACACGGCTCTACAACCCGGTGGTCAACGGGCCCCTCGTCGACCGGGCCACCTACGCCCGGATTCTCGAGTCCCTGGAGGCCGGTCGGGTCGAGGAGGCCAGGCGACTCCTGGATGAGCGGTTCGCCCTGTACGCACCGGGCGAGGGCGGCGAGGCCGACCCCGACCGCTACCGCGGTGGCGCCGGGCCGTTCCACGTTTGATGGCGAGCACAAACTGGCATGATGACGGACAGGCTGGGGCCGGCAGGCCGCTTGACAACGCGGTCTGACCAACCGTAGAGTGCCGCCAACCCAGTCCTTACGCCCCTTCCCACGAGGAGGGATCCAAGGATGCCCAACAGTCTCACGGACTGGCTCCAGAAGAGCCGTCTCACCGTTGTTTCGGTCGACGCCACCCGGGGCCGCCTGAGAGTGCGCGGAGAGGCCGACCTGTGCTCGGAGCTGTCCTGCGGGGAGGGCACGTTGGTGGTGGCCAACGAGGGCGAGGGAAACCTCGAAGCCCTGAATCCCGGGGACATCATCAAGGTCGAGCCAAAGAGCGGTGGCGCCCAGACGATCACCGTGTTGCGCCGAGCCTGGGAAGAGATCGCCAGCCCCGAGGTCTGAGGCTATCCGTGCTTTGCCGGGACCGTCCTTAGCACCGACCCGGTCTCGCACAAGGAGCGTCGCCATGAGCCTGTCACGACGGGACTTCCTCAAGTACGGCGCCGGCGTCGCCGGCACGACCCTCGCCACGCAGGAAATCGACCTTCGCCCCGTGGAGGCTGCCGCGAGCTCGCTCCGGATCAAAGAGGCCAAGGTCTATCCCGGAGTCTGCCCGTACTGCGCCGTGGGATGCGCGCAGCTCATCTACGTCAAGGACAACAAAATCATCGACATCGAGGGCGATCCCGACGCGCCGCATACCGAGGGCGCGCTCTGTCCCAAAGGGTCGTCCACGTTCCAGGTGTCGGTCAACTCGAGTCGCCTCACGAAGTGCCTGTATCGCGCGCCAGGGAGCGATCGGTGGGAGGAGAAGCCGCTGGACTGGATGATGGACCAGATTGCCCAGCGGATCAAAAAGACCCGCGACGAGACGTTCGTCCAACGGGCTCGGGTGGGTGGCCGCAACCTCACGGTCAACCGCTGCGAAGGGATCGCCTGGATGGGCTCGTCGGTGCTCGATAACGAAGAGAACTACCTGATCGCCAAGCTTGCGCGGGGGTTGGGCATCGTCAATCTGGAGAACTCGGCGCGCATCTGTCACTCGGCCACGGTCCCGGCCCTGGGAGCGACCTTCGGGCGGGGCGCCATGACGACGAACCTGATCGACGTGAAGAACGCCGACGTGATCATGCCCACGTCCAACTGGGCCGAGTGCCATCCCGTGTCCTACAAGTGGGTCATGGAGGCCAAGGCGCGGGGAGCCAAGGTCATTCACGTCGACCCCCGCTTCACCCGCACCTCGGCGACAGCCGACATCTGGGTGCCCATCCGCTCGGGCACCAATATCGTCTTCTTCGGCGGCCTCATTCGCTACGCCATCGAGACCAAGAAGTACTTCCACGACTACGTCGTTGCCTACACCAA
Above is a window of Candidatus Methylomirabilota bacterium DNA encoding:
- the truA gene encoding tRNA pseudouridine(38-40) synthase TruA, with translation MRLVLAYDGTAYAGWQVQPDAVTVQGALLRAARPLLGADVRLTGASRTDAGVHALRQVAAVRTDCRLPPAAVRGALNAGLPADIRVVEVADVDRSFDARRSATGKRYAYLIDNGPVPNPLLLRYAWHVPAPLDVATMRRALAPLRGRHDFSAFCAAAGRAATPICVVRALHVVRRRRRLALLVSADRFIHHMVRIIVGSAVAVGRGGRPPEWVAEVLAGRDRRRAGPTAPAHGLTLLRVVY
- the fdhD gene encoding formate dehydrogenase accessory sulfurtransferase FdhD, encoding MRTYLRVRGDRAEEISGEVVREQPLTVYVNGQRFLTLLCTPIDLEALVLGYLWMEKVIDGLADVRQLEVSSVDGRAEVTLAGPVTLPTERILTSGCGGGITFRIDHRLFPRLTSTVRIRPGELVARMKELFAAAVHYRASRGIHGAGLTDGEQLLIVAEDVGRHNAVDKIKGEALLRGIPTDDRILLSTGRISSEMLLKAARMGVPIVASRTSPTEMAVGLAEQLGITVCGYVRPDGLNLYSGEGLWLAETAPARRD